Proteins encoded together in one Mycobacteriales bacterium window:
- a CDS encoding type II CAAX endopeptidase family protein, giving the protein MDGATGQLQAGQRRGLRVEVLLVLGVSLGISALYAAVNLLGSLTAKKPLSQQHAVLNASAAPGRPWLDLSLQLLGILSAVIPALLAVYLLDRSGQPPSTIGLDTRAPRQDLVRGVLLALLIGIPGIGLYLAAHALGISLSVVAEALPAVWWRYPVLLLSAAENAVLEEVVVVGYLLTRLERMGWRPNRALLASATLRGSYHLYQGFGGFIGNFIMGLIFGRFFQNTRRVIPLIVAHSLIDMVSFVGYALLKGHVSWLP; this is encoded by the coding sequence ATGGACGGCGCTACGGGACAGCTCCAGGCGGGGCAGCGGCGCGGGCTGCGCGTCGAGGTGCTGCTCGTCCTCGGCGTGTCCCTGGGCATCTCGGCCCTCTACGCCGCCGTGAACCTGCTGGGCTCGCTGACCGCCAAGAAACCGCTCTCCCAGCAGCACGCCGTACTCAACGCCTCCGCCGCGCCCGGGCGGCCCTGGCTCGACCTCAGCCTGCAGCTGCTCGGCATCCTCTCGGCGGTGATCCCGGCCCTGCTGGCCGTCTACCTGCTCGACCGCAGCGGCCAGCCGCCCTCCACGATCGGGCTGGACACCCGCGCCCCGCGCCAGGACCTGGTCCGCGGGGTCCTGCTGGCGCTGCTGATCGGGATCCCCGGGATCGGGCTCTACCTGGCCGCGCACGCGCTGGGCATCAGCCTCAGCGTGGTCGCGGAGGCGCTGCCCGCCGTGTGGTGGCGCTACCCGGTGCTGCTGCTGTCCGCCGCGGAGAACGCCGTCCTCGAAGAGGTCGTCGTCGTCGGCTACCTGCTCACCCGGCTCGAGCGGATGGGCTGGCGGCCCAATCGGGCCCTGCTGGCGAGCGCCACGCTGCGCGGCAGCTACCACCTCTACCAGGGCTTCGGCGGCTTCATCGGCAACTTCATCATGGGGCTGATCTTCGGCCGGTTCTTCCAGAACACCCGCCGGGTGATCCCGCTCATCGTGGCGCACAGCCTGATCGACATGGTGTCCTTCGTCGGGTATGCCCTGCTCAAGGGCCATGTCAGCTGGCTGCCCTGA
- a CDS encoding aldo/keto reductase yields the protein MQRRRLGRLGHESSVLIYGGAMLAAVDQDTADESMQLALDSGINHFDTAAGYGDAELRMGPWMPRIRNQIFLATKTQLRTAEEAWAQINASLERLQTDHVDLIQLHAIGDLDELDKATGTGGSLESAIRARDEGLVSAIGITGHGHQAPATHLEGLRRFPFDSVLTPWNYALSKRADYAADWATLAEETQRRDVGLMTIKTVARQNWPDENKKRYSTWYEPLDDQERISAALAFVLSHEQITGIPTAGDVHLLPLLVQAEKDSAGISREDAAAVLDKEADYSSPFLSMAI from the coding sequence ATGCAACGACGACGGCTCGGCCGGCTTGGGCACGAAAGCTCGGTTCTGATCTACGGCGGCGCGATGCTGGCGGCGGTCGACCAGGACACCGCGGACGAGTCCATGCAGCTCGCCCTGGATTCCGGGATCAACCACTTCGACACCGCAGCCGGCTACGGCGACGCCGAGCTGCGCATGGGCCCGTGGATGCCCCGGATCCGCAACCAGATCTTCCTCGCCACCAAGACCCAGCTGCGCACCGCCGAGGAGGCATGGGCGCAGATCAACGCCTCGCTGGAGCGGCTGCAGACCGACCACGTCGACCTGATCCAGCTCCACGCGATCGGCGACCTGGACGAGCTCGACAAGGCCACCGGCACCGGCGGGTCGCTCGAGTCGGCGATCCGGGCCCGCGACGAGGGCCTGGTCTCCGCGATCGGGATCACCGGCCACGGCCACCAGGCCCCGGCTACCCACCTCGAGGGGCTGCGCCGCTTCCCGTTCGACTCGGTGCTCACCCCGTGGAACTACGCGCTGTCCAAGCGGGCCGACTACGCCGCCGACTGGGCCACGCTCGCCGAGGAGACCCAGCGCCGCGACGTCGGGCTCATGACGATCAAGACCGTCGCCCGGCAGAACTGGCCGGATGAGAACAAGAAGCGCTACAGCACGTGGTACGAGCCGCTCGACGACCAGGAGCGCATCTCGGCCGCGCTCGCCTTCGTGCTCTCGCACGAGCAGATCACCGGCATCCCGACCGCGGGCGACGTACACCTGCTGCCGCTGCTCGTCCAGGCGGAGAAGGACTCGGCCGGCATTTCGCGCGAGGACGCCGCGGCCGTGCTCGACAAGGAGGCCGACTACTCCTCGCCGTTCCTCTCGATGGCGATCTGA
- a CDS encoding sugar phosphate isomerase/epimerase: protein MNPLSVQLYSLRDQMDDPRAVLTKLADIGYGAVEPYSPTTDPKGFRAIADELGLAVSSTHAPVLGEKRDEVLDAMATIGTDTVIVPATARERWTDREGVEGVAAELNETAKHVAARGMRIGYHNHWWELENVVDGRPALEVFADALDPELILEVDIYWAAVGGVDVPELLARLGDRVRLLHVKDGPATKGDPMTAVGQGVVPIAASLAANKTVEWHVVELDECATDMVQALADSYTFLTTGGIR from the coding sequence GTGAATCCGCTTTCCGTACAGCTGTACTCCCTGCGCGACCAGATGGACGACCCGCGCGCCGTCCTGACCAAGCTCGCCGACATCGGCTACGGCGCCGTCGAGCCCTACAGCCCGACCACCGACCCGAAGGGCTTCCGGGCGATCGCCGACGAGCTGGGCCTGGCCGTGTCCAGCACCCACGCCCCGGTGCTCGGCGAGAAGCGCGATGAGGTTCTCGACGCGATGGCGACGATCGGGACCGACACCGTGATCGTCCCGGCCACCGCCCGCGAGCGGTGGACCGACCGGGAGGGCGTCGAGGGCGTCGCCGCCGAGCTGAACGAGACGGCCAAGCACGTGGCCGCCCGCGGAATGCGCATCGGCTACCACAACCACTGGTGGGAGCTGGAGAACGTCGTCGACGGCCGGCCGGCGCTCGAGGTGTTCGCCGACGCGCTCGACCCCGAGCTGATCCTCGAGGTGGACATCTACTGGGCCGCCGTCGGCGGGGTCGACGTACCCGAGCTGCTGGCCCGGCTCGGCGACCGGGTGCGCCTGCTGCACGTCAAGGACGGCCCGGCGACCAAGGGCGACCCGATGACCGCGGTCGGCCAGGGCGTCGTCCCGATCGCCGCGTCGCTGGCGGCCAACAAGACCGTCGAGTGGCACGTCGTCGAGCTCGACGAGTGCGCCACCGACATGGTCCAGGCATTGGCCGACAGCTACACCTTCCTGACCACCGGCGGCATTCGGTGA
- a CDS encoding inorganic phosphate transporter, with protein MSLAVLGLITIIVVALAFDYTNGFHDAANAIATTVSTKALTPRIALALAAVMNVVGALVSTKVATTIGSGIVDPPQNNEGLQMVFAALIGAITWNLVTWYFGLPSSSSQALIGGLVGSALAAAQIVKWSGLVDKVVLPMVLSPIIGLLVGYLFMLGVLWTFRKANAGKTTRGFRFAQIGSAAAMSFGHGTQDAQKTMGIITLALVTSGHLASFVVPIWVILASALAISLGTYAGGYRIMRTLGRRVIQLTPPGGFAAQTVASSILLISAYVYAVPVSTTHVITSSIMGVGATRRFSAVRWGVAGNIAVAWVLTLPASAAVAALAFVIVHAVL; from the coding sequence GTGAGCCTCGCCGTACTCGGGCTGATCACGATCATCGTGGTCGCGCTGGCCTTCGACTACACCAACGGCTTCCACGACGCCGCCAACGCGATCGCCACCACCGTCTCGACCAAGGCGCTGACGCCGCGGATCGCGCTCGCTCTGGCGGCGGTGATGAACGTCGTCGGCGCCCTGGTCTCCACCAAGGTGGCCACCACCATCGGTTCCGGGATCGTCGACCCCCCGCAGAACAACGAGGGCCTGCAGATGGTCTTCGCGGCGCTGATCGGGGCGATCACCTGGAACCTGGTGACCTGGTACTTCGGCCTGCCCTCGTCCTCGTCCCAGGCGCTGATCGGCGGTCTGGTCGGGTCGGCTCTCGCCGCGGCGCAGATAGTGAAGTGGTCCGGCCTGGTCGACAAGGTCGTCCTCCCGATGGTGCTCTCGCCCATCATCGGCCTGCTCGTCGGCTACCTCTTCATGCTGGGCGTGCTCTGGACCTTCCGAAAAGCCAACGCCGGCAAGACCACCCGCGGCTTCCGATTCGCCCAGATCGGGTCGGCTGCCGCGATGTCCTTCGGGCACGGCACCCAGGACGCCCAGAAGACGATGGGCATCATCACCCTCGCCCTGGTCACGTCGGGCCACCTCGCGAGCTTCGTCGTACCGATCTGGGTGATCCTCGCCTCGGCGCTCGCGATCAGCCTCGGCACCTACGCCGGCGGCTACCGGATCATGCGGACGCTCGGCCGCCGGGTGATCCAGCTGACCCCGCCGGGCGGCTTCGCGGCCCAGACGGTCGCCTCGAGCATCCTGCTGATCTCCGCCTACGTGTACGCCGTCCCCGTGTCGACCACCCACGTGATCACCTCGTCGATCATGGGGGTGGGCGCGACCCGGCGGTTCTCGGCGGTGCGGTGGGGCGTCGCCGGCAACATCGCGGTCGCCTGGGTCCTCACCCTGCCCGCCTCGGCGGCGGTCGCCGCGCTCGCCTTCGTCATCGTCCACGCCGTCCTCTGA